In one window of Armatimonadota bacterium DNA:
- a CDS encoding glycosyltransferase family 4 protein — protein MHIAHLTYTYFPLVGGGDVYVENLRRALEADGHEQIVLARRSHETAPWFVPVPNPLRHLPAEFWTHVFGLIPRASLLRAQDAIIAHYPVYALAAMAVLGASPARRIPRPRTIGVSHGVTWDDRPGSARAWVKRAIAGAAFRRCAAFVANDSNFLREMGLDVQAGRRFFEEVAPGRWFIPNCVDTERFRPAEGWRHLREMRPIIVPRNLFFNRGVHVAIKAFAQFQRHHPYTRLVIVGAPSQPDYVRALRVLVRRLGLSDDVVFWGAVAHADMPAVYAAAEMVVIPSVAGEGTSLSALEAMACGVATVSTDVGGLADLPTVQCAPDAGNLGEALVRSYAMRAEIGGQQLAAVRRTFTRERWEDAWARVISSLE, from the coding sequence ATGCATATCGCGCACTTGACATATACCTACTTCCCTCTCGTCGGCGGCGGCGACGTGTACGTCGAGAACCTCCGCCGCGCGTTGGAGGCGGACGGCCACGAGCAAATCGTGCTGGCCCGGCGATCACACGAGACGGCTCCGTGGTTCGTTCCCGTGCCCAATCCCCTGCGCCACCTGCCCGCCGAGTTCTGGACGCACGTCTTCGGACTGATTCCTCGCGCCTCGCTCTTGCGCGCGCAAGACGCGATCATTGCGCACTACCCGGTGTATGCTCTCGCGGCGATGGCTGTTCTCGGGGCCTCGCCTGCGAGGCGGATTCCCCGTCCGCGGACGATCGGCGTTTCTCACGGAGTCACGTGGGATGACCGGCCCGGTTCCGCGCGCGCGTGGGTCAAGCGGGCGATCGCCGGAGCCGCCTTCCGGCGCTGCGCCGCGTTCGTCGCCAACGACAGCAACTTCTTGCGCGAGATGGGACTCGACGTCCAGGCGGGCCGGCGTTTCTTCGAGGAGGTCGCGCCCGGTCGGTGGTTCATACCGAACTGTGTTGACACCGAGCGCTTTCGTCCGGCTGAGGGGTGGCGGCATCTGCGCGAGATGCGCCCGATAATCGTCCCGCGCAACCTGTTCTTCAACCGGGGCGTGCACGTGGCGATCAAGGCCTTTGCGCAATTCCAACGGCACCACCCCTATACGCGCCTGGTCATCGTCGGCGCGCCGAGCCAGCCGGATTACGTGCGCGCTCTGCGCGTGCTGGTGCGCCGCCTCGGCCTCAGCGACGACGTCGTGTTCTGGGGCGCGGTGGCGCACGCGGATATGCCGGCGGTTTACGCCGCGGCGGAGATGGTCGTCATCCCCTCGGTGGCGGGGGAGGGGACGTCGCTGTCCGCGCTCGAGGCGATGGCCTGCGGGGTCGCCACAGTCTCGACCGATGTCGGCGGGTTGGCGGATTTGCCGACCGTGCAGTGCGCCCCTGACGCCGGCAACCTGGGCGAGGCTCTGGTGCGCTCCTATGCGATGCGCGCTGAGATCGGCGGACAACAACTCGCCGCGGTCCGGCGGACTTTCACGCGCGAGCGCTGGGAGGACGCCTGGGCGCGCGTGATTTCGTCGCTCGAGTAG